The following are encoded in a window of Panicum virgatum strain AP13 chromosome 5N, P.virgatum_v5, whole genome shotgun sequence genomic DNA:
- the LOC120674934 gene encoding uncharacterized protein LOC120674934, producing the protein MASLVARAASLPSGRAGLLGSGRLSLPGHGALVLAGRRVGVGHGGVLALQFMAPAPARDVKVACHPAPKTVINDDEDDEFERIYIGFIHKVERLHASGELLIGLPLPPAAVSDEEKAVQEKLKEIAEGCIGLHADAMRRLVLKQRLRMYPIFWAVLLSFATVAAAAKEGRCSWGLAWAIADNLDALRRMVSRGCDAPLRLPWVMRVPVADAERHLPPAHFWGALIKVADATDPDCKFTAIDSCEEVMLTLLGRLYTATKYDVDAMISVAPPA; encoded by the exons ATGGCGTCCTTGGTCGCTCGCGCCGCCTCCCTTCCGTCCGGCCGCGCTGGCCTCCTCGGCTCCGGGAGGCTGTCCCTCCCCGGCCACGGCGCGCTCGTTCTCGCCGGGCGGAGGGTCGGGGTAGGCCACGGCGGGGTTCTCGCGTTGCAGTTCATG gccccggccccggccagAGATGTCAAGGTTGCGTGCCATCCGGCGCCCAAGACTGTGATCAATGACGACGAGGACGAT GAGTTCGAGAGGATCTACATCGGGTTCATTCACAAGGTTGAGAGGCTGCATGCCAGTGGCGAGCTACTGATCGGTCTGCCTCTTCCTCCGGCTGCCGTTTCCGACGAGGAGAAGGCGGTGCAGGAGAAGCTCAAGGAGATCGCCGAGGGATGCATCGGCCTCCACGCTGATGCGATGCGCCGCCTCGTCCTCAAGCAAAGGCTCCGGATGTACCCG ATCTTTTGGGCCGTGCTCTTGTCATTCGCGACAGTAGCAGCGGCCGCGAAGGAGGGGCGTTGCAGCTGGGGGCTGGCGTGGGCGATCGCCGACAACCTGGATGCCCTTCGCCGGATGGTGTCCCGCGGCTGCGACGCCCCCCTCCGTCTCCCCTGGGTGATGCGCGTCCCCGTCGCCGACGCGGAGCGGCACCTCCCACCAGCTCACTTCTGGGGGGCGCTGATCAAGGTCGCCGATGCCACCGACCCCGACTGCAAGTTCACCGCCATCGACAGCTGCGAG GAGGTGATGCTGACGCTGCTCGGGCGCCTCTACACCGCCACCAAGTACGACGTCGACGCCATGATCTCCGTTGCTCCTCCTGCTTAG
- the LOC120675406 gene encoding late embryogenesis abundant protein 14-like, with product MASRQEQASYHAGETKARAEEKAGQAMGAAQEKGREAKSKASGAAEATRAKAREAADRTMGLGVGRDATEATRDKAYQAKDAASDAAGRAADKGRGAAEAARDKACEAKDKASGGAQQAGGYISQTAEAAKQKAAGAAQYAVVAGKDKTGALLQQAGETVMNTAAGAKDKVVSTAVGAKDAVMNSLGMAGENDDGTTTNSGKDTSTYKPGRDY from the exons ATGGCTTCTCGTCAGGAGCAGGCTAGCTACCACGCCGGCGAGACCAAGGCCCGTGCCGAG GAGAAGGCGGGGCAGGCGATGGGCGCGGCGCAGGAGAAAGGGCGGGAGGCCAAGTCCAAGGCTTCCGGCGCCGCGGAGGCCACCAGGGCCAAGGCGCGCGAGGCCGCGGACCGCACCATGGGTTTGGGTGTGGGCCGCGACGCCACGGAGGCCACCAGGGACAAGGCCTACCAGGCCAAGGACGCGGCCTCCGACGCCGCGGGCCGCGCCGCGGACAagggccgcggcgccgcggaggCCGCCAGGGACAAGGCCTGCGAGGCCAAGGACAAGGCGTCCGGCGGCGCGCAGCAGGCCGGGGGCTACATCTCGCAGACGGCCGAGGCCGCCAAGCAGaaggcggccggcgccgcgcaGTACGCCGTGGTGGCCGGCAAGGACAAGACCGGCGCCCTCCTGCAGCAG GCAGGGGAGACGGTGATGAACACGGCGGCGGGGGCCAAGGACAAGGTGGTGAGCACCGCCGTCGGGGCCAAGGACGCCGTGATGAACTCGCTCGGGATGGCCGGAGAGAACGACGACGGCACCACCACCAATTCCGGCAAGGACACCAGTACCTACAAGCCTGGCAGGGACTACTAA